One segment of Desulfosudis oleivorans Hxd3 DNA contains the following:
- a CDS encoding DUF6691 family protein: MKLLIYGLITGILFGFLLQKARVIRYDKQLGALRLQDMTIVKFMFSSVLVGMVGIYLLNDLGLVKLSIKGTVLGAQIVGGLLFGIGWGLLGYCPGTSAGALGEGRWDALWGIVGMLVGAAVYAEAYPALKKTVLTWGDLGKITIPGVLGINHWFVIVLCIVGGLLLFRWFEKKGL, translated from the coding sequence ATGAAACTCCTGATATATGGATTGATCACCGGCATTCTGTTCGGTTTTCTGCTTCAAAAAGCACGGGTGATCCGGTACGACAAGCAGCTGGGAGCCCTTCGGCTCCAGGACATGACCATTGTCAAATTCATGTTTTCCAGTGTGCTGGTGGGCATGGTGGGCATTTATCTTCTCAACGACCTGGGCCTGGTGAAACTCTCCATCAAGGGAACGGTTCTCGGGGCGCAGATTGTCGGCGGCCTGCTCTTCGGCATTGGCTGGGGTTTGCTGGGGTATTGCCCCGGGACCTCGGCCGGGGCTCTTGGCGAGGGCCGGTGGGACGCACTCTGGGGCATTGTTGGTATGCTGGTGGGGGCCGCCGTGTATGCCGAAGCCTATCCGGCACTGAAAAAGACGGTACTTACCTGGGGCGACCTGGGAAAAATAACGATTCCCGGCGTGCTCGGCATCAACCACTGGTTTGTCATCGTGCTGTGTATCGTGGGCGGCCTCCTGCTGTTCCGGTGGTTTGAAAAGAAGGGGTTGTGA
- a CDS encoding YeeE/YedE thiosulfate transporter family protein yields the protein MNGFPCSPSGPAVTVTPNKGGHKVSDETNNRSWSPYLAGALSGLVLILSVWVAGKYFGASTTFVRSVGMIEQTFRSEAVATMDYFVKTTPKIDWQWTFVVGILIGSFIAAMASGTFKLKAVPPMWESRFGASPAKRGVVAFCGGIVAMFGARLADGUPSGHGLSGSLQLSVSGWIALACFFAGGIIVARILYGKGGAQS from the coding sequence GTGAACGGCTTCCCTTGCAGTCCTTCCGGGCCTGCCGTCACGGTCACCCCAAACAAAGGAGGTCATAAGGTGAGCGATGAAACCAACAACAGATCGTGGAGTCCCTACCTGGCCGGTGCCTTGAGCGGCCTGGTGCTGATTCTGTCGGTCTGGGTTGCGGGAAAGTACTTTGGCGCGTCCACTACCTTTGTGCGTTCGGTGGGAATGATCGAACAGACATTCCGGTCGGAAGCGGTGGCCACCATGGACTATTTTGTGAAGACCACCCCCAAGATCGACTGGCAGTGGACCTTTGTGGTGGGTATTCTGATCGGTTCCTTTATAGCGGCCATGGCATCCGGAACCTTTAAATTAAAGGCCGTTCCCCCCATGTGGGAATCGCGGTTCGGCGCCAGCCCGGCCAAGCGCGGGGTGGTGGCCTTCTGCGGCGGCATTGTCGCCATGTTCGGGGCTCGTCTGGCGGACGGGTGACCGAGCGGTCACGGGCTGAGCGGGTCGCTTCAGCTTTCTGTCAGCGGGTGGATCGCCCTGGCATGCTTTTTTGCCGGTGGCATCATCGTGGCACGCATACTTTACGGTAAAGGAGGTGCCCAATCATGA
- a CDS encoding mechanosensitive ion channel family protein, translating to MKPAGRAACVLLVVLVTGLGLFAGPGVGQEVQSTDISQGTAVSPSGNWLRTTVFPGVTWTSLLLSALLIGLVVAVERLLRWLVWYRVRRRAEQEGRAPAAIFFLDALSAPFSVAFLAYGIYLSLWPVYGAFETPAGNAVLDACHGGARLVAYVTAVWFFVRLVALIDARLQQWAASTESTVDELLVPLVGKTLRVLIIVLGAVFLVQNMTGVKIGPVLASLGIGGIAVALAAKDSISNFFGTLTIVFDKPFHPGDRIVIEGNDGVVEFVGFRSTRIRTLTGHLLTIPNEKIISSFVENISRRPHIRWLTNIGIPYDTRPEKVEQAVAIIREILSGHEGMREDFPPRAFFNNFNDWSLNIMVVAWYHPPDYWAFQAWVERTCLEIMRRFEAEGIDFAFPSRTVYVAGDDKRRVTLNLPDTPDLKKTE from the coding sequence ATGAAACCAGCCGGTCGGGCCGCTTGTGTGCTGCTTGTTGTCCTTGTCACCGGACTGGGTCTTTTCGCGGGGCCCGGTGTCGGGCAGGAGGTGCAATCCACTGATATCAGCCAGGGCACGGCGGTGTCACCGTCAGGCAACTGGCTCCGGACAACCGTTTTCCCCGGTGTCACCTGGACATCCCTGCTGCTGTCCGCCTTGCTGATCGGCCTGGTGGTGGCAGTCGAACGGCTGCTGCGGTGGCTGGTCTGGTATCGGGTCAGGCGCCGGGCCGAACAGGAAGGCCGAGCCCCGGCGGCCATCTTTTTTCTCGACGCACTATCCGCCCCTTTTTCCGTGGCCTTTCTGGCGTACGGTATTTATCTTTCCCTCTGGCCGGTGTACGGGGCCTTTGAAACACCGGCGGGCAATGCCGTCCTTGATGCCTGCCATGGCGGTGCCCGGCTTGTCGCTTATGTGACGGCTGTCTGGTTTTTTGTCCGGCTGGTGGCCCTGATCGACGCCCGTCTCCAGCAGTGGGCCGCCTCCACGGAGAGCACTGTCGACGAACTGCTGGTGCCCCTTGTGGGCAAGACACTGCGGGTTCTCATCATCGTTCTGGGGGCCGTGTTCCTGGTCCAGAATATGACCGGCGTGAAGATCGGGCCGGTGCTGGCCTCCCTGGGTATCGGCGGTATTGCCGTGGCCCTGGCCGCCAAGGACTCCATTTCCAATTTTTTCGGCACCCTGACCATTGTTTTTGACAAGCCGTTTCACCCCGGGGACCGCATCGTCATCGAAGGCAACGACGGCGTGGTGGAGTTCGTGGGGTTCCGCAGCACGCGCATTCGAACCCTGACCGGTCACCTGCTGACCATTCCCAACGAAAAGATCATCAGCTCCTTTGTGGAAAACATCAGCCGGCGGCCCCACATTCGATGGCTTACCAATATCGGGATTCCCTATGATACGCGGCCGGAAAAGGTGGAACAGGCCGTGGCCATTATCAGGGAGATCCTGTCCGGTCACGAGGGCATGCGGGAAGATTTTCCGCCCCGGGCCTTTTTCAACAATTTTAATGACTGGAGCCTCAACATCATGGTGGTGGCCTGGTACCATCCCCCGGACTACTGGGCCTTTCAGGCATGGGTGGAGCGGACCTGCCTGGAGATCATGCGCCGGTTTGAGGCAGAGGGCATTGATTTTGCCTTTCCCTCCCGGACGGTTTATGTGGCCGGAGACGACAAGCGCCGGGTCACCCTGAACCTGCCGGACACCCCGGATCTGAAGAAAACGGAATAA
- a CDS encoding split-Soret cytochrome c: MQMSRREVLGTISGVLVGSALTGVNMAFSREAAVQDGYWVPHKLDAEQAAAFAYENHFYKGYGCCYGAFQGIVGMMARKYGAPYDTFPMHMMEVGKSGISEWGTICGALLGAVSAWALFWGRADRDPMVDELFTWYELASLPGYKPKKGLAFDGDLPASVPASVLCHPSVSKWCYEHGIDMNSKQRSERCARVTGTVTHRAVAIMNAKIDKAGFAVLGPGASRTACGACHSPDGESDILKGKMECKACHSGALADVFNDHP; encoded by the coding sequence ATGCAGATGTCTCGAAGGGAGGTACTGGGAACCATCAGCGGAGTACTGGTGGGATCGGCCCTTACAGGGGTCAATATGGCATTTTCCAGGGAGGCGGCCGTACAAGACGGCTACTGGGTTCCACATAAGCTGGATGCCGAGCAGGCGGCGGCCTTTGCCTATGAAAATCATTTTTACAAGGGGTATGGGTGCTGCTACGGCGCTTTTCAGGGGATTGTCGGCATGATGGCCAGAAAATACGGCGCGCCCTACGACACATTTCCCATGCACATGATGGAGGTGGGCAAAAGCGGCATCTCTGAATGGGGCACCATCTGCGGCGCCCTGCTGGGAGCCGTATCAGCCTGGGCCCTTTTCTGGGGCCGGGCCGATCGGGATCCCATGGTTGATGAGCTGTTTACCTGGTATGAGCTGGCATCGCTGCCCGGCTATAAACCCAAAAAGGGGCTTGCTTTTGATGGTGACCTGCCTGCCTCGGTGCCGGCATCGGTGTTGTGTCACCCTTCGGTGAGCAAATGGTGCTACGAGCACGGCATCGACATGAACAGCAAGCAGCGATCAGAACGGTGCGCCAGAGTGACCGGTACGGTGACCCACCGGGCCGTTGCCATCATGAATGCCAAGATTGATAAAGCCGGGTTTGCCGTCCTGGGCCCCGGCGCGTCACGGACCGCCTGCGGTGCCTGTCACAGCCCTGACGGAGAGAGCGATATTTTGAAGGGCAAGATGGAGTGCAAGGCCTGTCATTCAGGCGCCCTTGCGGATGTGTTTAACGACCATCCTTAA
- the hemW gene encoding radical SAM family heme chaperone HemW — MHPTPCDTYPGVDNTGLYLHIPFCAKKCRYCDFFSLAAPDRIFSFVKALLREIQLSGPLVPGMVDTVYIGGGTPSLLSAAQVDVVLSTVRDNFRLSTDAEITMEVNPDSATPAWLAAVRQAGVNRINIGIQSFDDARLAFLGRIHSARQAEDALEASRRCGFDNIGADIIYAIPGQTRRDLEKDLDRTLSFSPDHISCYMLTCEPGTPLARALENREFDPLPDRQAADLFDTVSRYLTGRGYLHYEISNFATSPDTMARHNTKYWRRVPYVGLGPSAHSYTGTHRWWNHRDLDAYEKALQQGRPPRQEAETLTPAQQMLEAIYLGLRTADGILMAAFEAEFGVDFCACFAQPLAQCRDQGLVVLSRGRCMPTRRGMRFHETVTARFVGRIDLP; from the coding sequence GTGCACCCTACGCCATGTGACACTTATCCCGGTGTCGATAATACCGGCCTGTATCTTCACATTCCCTTTTGCGCAAAAAAGTGCCGGTACTGCGACTTTTTTTCCCTGGCCGCTCCGGACCGGATTTTCTCTTTTGTCAAGGCGCTGTTAAGGGAAATTCAGCTGTCAGGCCCCCTTGTTCCCGGCATGGTGGACACGGTCTACATCGGCGGCGGCACCCCTTCGCTGCTTTCCGCCGCTCAGGTTGATGTTGTGCTTTCCACGGTTCGGGACAATTTTCGCCTTTCCACCGATGCCGAGATCACCATGGAGGTCAACCCCGACTCGGCGACCCCCGCCTGGCTTGCGGCAGTCCGGCAGGCCGGCGTCAACCGGATCAACATCGGCATCCAGTCTTTCGATGATGCCAGGCTTGCCTTTCTGGGCCGGATTCATTCGGCCCGACAGGCCGAAGACGCCCTGGAAGCGTCCCGTCGGTGCGGGTTTGACAACATCGGCGCGGACATCATTTATGCGATTCCCGGCCAGACCCGACGGGACCTGGAAAAGGACCTGGACCGGACGCTTTCCTTTTCCCCCGACCACATCTCCTGTTATATGCTTACCTGTGAGCCGGGTACCCCCCTGGCCCGGGCACTTGAAAACCGTGAATTTGACCCGCTGCCGGACCGGCAGGCCGCCGACCTGTTTGACACGGTCAGCCGCTATCTGACCGGCCGCGGGTATCTTCACTACGAGATTTCCAATTTCGCCACAAGCCCGGACACCATGGCCCGGCACAACACCAAGTACTGGCGCCGGGTGCCTTATGTGGGCCTGGGCCCGTCGGCCCACTCTTATACCGGTACGCATCGCTGGTGGAACCACCGCGATCTTGACGCCTATGAGAAGGCCCTTCAGCAGGGCCGTCCGCCCCGGCAGGAGGCAGAAACCCTGACCCCGGCCCAGCAGATGCTGGAGGCGATCTACCTGGGCCTTCGCACAGCCGACGGCATTTTGATGGCCGCTTTTGAAGCGGAGTTCGGTGTCGACTTTTGCGCCTGTTTTGCGCAACCGCTTGCCCAATGCCGGGACCAGGGCCTGGTGGTGCTTTCTCGTGGCCGCTGCATGCCCACCCGCCGTGGCATGCGCTTTCACGAGACCGTGACGGCCCGGTTTGTCGGCCGGATTGACCTGCCTTGA
- a CDS encoding 2-oxoacid:acceptor oxidoreductase family protein, with amino-acid sequence MMRTRFIFSGSGGQGVITAAVILGEAAAIYEGLNAVQAQSYGPEARGGAARAELIISDYPINFPRVNNANVLVCLTQAAYNKYYEAIRPGGLLVTDSRHVKTSKSVDARQIELPLFQAATETVGNPIVLNICMVGAVTALTGVVKKASVEKALVAHVPADYLELNQQAFALGYELGAPYAM; translated from the coding sequence ATGATGCGGACCCGATTCATATTTTCCGGCTCCGGGGGCCAGGGCGTGATTACGGCGGCGGTGATTCTCGGCGAGGCCGCGGCCATTTACGAAGGGCTCAACGCGGTCCAGGCCCAGTCTTACGGGCCCGAGGCCAGGGGCGGCGCGGCCCGGGCCGAGCTGATCATCTCGGACTACCCCATCAACTTTCCCCGGGTCAACAACGCCAATGTTCTGGTCTGCCTGACCCAGGCGGCCTATAACAAGTATTATGAGGCCATCCGGCCCGGCGGACTGCTGGTCACGGACAGCCGCCACGTAAAGACCTCAAAAAGTGTAGACGCCCGGCAGATCGAGCTGCCCCTGTTCCAGGCCGCCACCGAAACCGTTGGCAATCCTATCGTGCTCAACATCTGCATGGTGGGTGCCGTCACGGCCCTGACCGGAGTGGTGAAAAAGGCGTCGGTGGAAAAGGCCCTGGTCGCCCATGTGCCGGCCGATTACCTGGAACTCAACCAGCAGGCCTTTGCCCTGGGGTACGAACTTGGTGCACCCTACGCCATGTGA
- a CDS encoding 2-oxoacid:ferredoxin oxidoreductase subunit beta — protein MAIQDYLRKRFFPHIWCPGCGHGVVLNGLLHAIENLGLDKSDIVMVSGIGCSARITGYVDVHSLHTLHGRALAFATGVKMSRPGLSLIVPMGDGDALAIGGNHFIHACRRNIDMTAIVMNNRIYGMTGGQYSPLSGVGTKATTAPYTTIDHDFDVVELSTAAGATFVARTTTYHIQEMTSLIEKAITHKGFSVVEIFSQCPTYFGRKNKAGDAVAMMETYKNNTVRLGAKDDVPESGKIRRGIFVEKELPEYCGEYEKTIQAAEKRAKA, from the coding sequence ATGGCCATTCAGGACTATCTGCGAAAACGGTTTTTTCCCCATATCTGGTGTCCCGGCTGCGGCCACGGCGTCGTGCTGAACGGCCTGTTGCATGCCATCGAAAACCTGGGGCTTGACAAGAGCGACATCGTCATGGTGTCGGGTATCGGGTGTTCGGCCCGTATCACCGGGTATGTGGACGTCCATTCACTGCACACCCTTCACGGCCGTGCGCTGGCATTTGCCACCGGCGTCAAGATGAGCCGGCCGGGGCTTTCCCTGATCGTGCCCATGGGCGACGGAGACGCCCTGGCCATCGGCGGTAACCACTTTATTCATGCCTGCCGCCGGAACATCGACATGACCGCCATTGTGATGAACAACCGGATTTACGGCATGACCGGCGGCCAGTACTCGCCCCTGTCCGGTGTCGGCACAAAGGCCACCACCGCGCCCTACACCACCATTGACCACGATTTTGACGTGGTGGAGCTCTCCACCGCCGCCGGCGCTACTTTTGTGGCCCGCACCACCACCTACCACATTCAGGAGATGACCTCCCTTATCGAAAAGGCCATTACCCACAAGGGGTTTTCCGTGGTGGAGATCTTTTCCCAGTGCCCCACCTATTTCGGTCGAAAGAATAAGGCCGGGGACGCAGTGGCCATGATGGAGACATATAAAAACAACACGGTGCGGCTGGGCGCAAAGGACGACGTGCCCGAATCCGGCAAGATCCGGCGGGGCATATTTGTAGAAAAAGAGCTGCCCGAGTATTGCGGTGAATATGAAAAAACCATTCAGGCGGCGGAAAAGAGGGCTAAGGCATGA
- a CDS encoding 2-oxoacid:acceptor oxidoreductase subunit alpha, with protein MSETTAFIQGNEVCGQAALYAGVAFFAGYPITPSTEIAEFMARELPKNRGTFIQMEDEIASLCAVIGASLTGRKAMTATSGPGFSLMQEALGYAVMAEIPCVIADVQRGGPSTGLPTHVMQGDVMQARWGTHGDHAIVAMTASTNQDLFEVTVAAFNIAETYRTPVILLMDEVIGHTREKVTIPAPGAIEVTERLRTAVKQGVDYHPYLPRDDGRLPMSDFGDMHRYNVTGLFHDMWGFPSGAPRVVHGLLRHLADKINNNVHEMARYKEFYLEDADLVLVSYGSSARSALHLVENRRRRGERYGLLELQTLWPFPHAVVREKCARARYIAVVEMNLGQLIKEVREAVDRPERVYLVNRVDGVFITPTDIRNMMRVIQGRGV; from the coding sequence ATGAGTGAAACAACCGCATTTATCCAGGGCAACGAGGTGTGCGGGCAGGCCGCGCTTTACGCGGGCGTTGCGTTTTTCGCGGGGTATCCCATCACCCCCTCCACCGAGATTGCCGAATTCATGGCCCGGGAGCTGCCGAAAAACAGGGGTACCTTCATTCAGATGGAGGATGAAATCGCCTCCCTGTGCGCCGTCATCGGGGCCTCGCTTACCGGCCGAAAGGCCATGACCGCCACCAGCGGACCCGGATTTTCCCTGATGCAGGAGGCCCTGGGGTATGCCGTCATGGCGGAAATTCCCTGCGTGATCGCCGACGTGCAACGGGGCGGCCCCTCCACGGGCCTGCCCACCCACGTGATGCAGGGCGATGTGATGCAGGCCCGGTGGGGCACCCACGGGGACCACGCCATTGTGGCCATGACCGCTTCCACCAACCAGGACCTGTTTGAGGTCACGGTGGCGGCCTTTAACATCGCCGAAACTTACCGCACCCCGGTGATTCTGCTGATGGACGAGGTGATCGGCCATACCCGGGAAAAGGTGACCATTCCGGCGCCCGGCGCCATTGAGGTCACCGAACGGCTGAGAACCGCGGTCAAGCAGGGCGTGGACTACCACCCCTACCTGCCCCGGGATGACGGCCGTCTGCCCATGTCCGATTTCGGGGATATGCACCGGTACAACGTCACCGGCCTGTTTCACGACATGTGGGGGTTCCCGTCCGGCGCCCCCCGGGTGGTCCATGGCCTTTTGCGCCACCTGGCCGACAAGATCAACAACAACGTGCATGAGATGGCCCGGTACAAGGAGTTCTACCTGGAAGATGCCGACCTGGTGCTGGTCTCCTACGGTTCGTCGGCCCGTTCGGCCCTTCACCTGGTTGAAAACCGGCGGCGCCGGGGCGAGCGCTACGGCCTGCTGGAACTCCAGACCCTGTGGCCTTTTCCCCACGCCGTTGTCCGGGAAAAGTGCGCCCGGGCACGGTACATCGCCGTGGTGGAGATGAACCTGGGCCAGCTGATTAAAGAGGTCCGCGAGGCGGTGGACCGGCCGGAGCGGGTCTACCTGGTCAACCGGGTGGACGGGGTCTTTATCACGCCCACCGACATTCGCAACATGATGCGGGTGATTCAGGGCAGGGGGGTCTGA
- a CDS encoding 4Fe-4S dicluster domain-containing protein: MTKKNCLKEHRVNRDWCKECGICVHFCPRGVLVLDDQYKAVARYPEKCICCKLCELRCPDLAIEVITEKVDHE; the protein is encoded by the coding sequence ATGACGAAAAAAAACTGTTTGAAGGAGCACCGTGTCAACCGCGACTGGTGCAAGGAGTGCGGCATCTGTGTCCATTTCTGCCCCAGGGGGGTCCTGGTATTGGACGATCAATACAAGGCCGTGGCCCGGTACCCGGAAAAATGTATCTGCTGCAAGCTTTGCGAATTGCGGTGTCCGGATCTGGCCATTGAGGTGATAACGGAAAAGGTAGACCATGAGTGA
- a CDS encoding radical SAM protein, whose translation MKNKKTEPYQGFEQGPIRPPSEAASLLIRITRNCPWNRCTFCPVYKGSRFSLRPAEHVKADIDMVHKYVSMLRQGADASGRLDRQGLSDLSDRVDRDEYAAFNAALHWTSGGMESVFLQDANSLILPPDDLIDIVKHLHSRFPWIQRVTSYARSHTVRRIPEDKLAEIRQAGLNRIHIGLESGSDKVLELVKKGVTKADHVEAGQKVKAAGFELSEYVMPGLGGVALSTEHAAESADALNRINPDFIRLRTLAVPPGLPLHEEYRTGRFKKLTDVMVAKELLLFLESLEGVTSMVKSDHILNLFAEVEGRLPEEKQAMTRPIRAFLDMAPEDRVVYQIGRRLSVFNTLEEMKDDRRAARVRNLCAENNITPDNVESVIEEAMNRFI comes from the coding sequence ATGAAAAACAAGAAAACTGAGCCATACCAGGGATTTGAGCAGGGGCCCATTCGGCCGCCCAGCGAGGCGGCCAGCCTGCTGATCCGGATCACGCGAAACTGCCCCTGGAACCGGTGCACCTTCTGCCCTGTTTACAAGGGGTCCCGTTTCTCCCTGCGGCCGGCGGAGCATGTCAAGGCCGACATCGACATGGTGCACAAGTATGTGTCCATGCTCCGGCAAGGTGCGGACGCCTCCGGCCGGCTGGATCGCCAGGGGTTGTCCGACCTGTCGGACCGGGTGGACCGCGATGAATATGCGGCCTTTAACGCGGCCCTGCACTGGACCAGCGGCGGCATGGAATCGGTTTTTCTTCAGGATGCCAACAGCCTGATTCTTCCGCCTGATGACCTGATCGACATTGTGAAACACCTGCACAGCCGGTTCCCCTGGATTCAGCGGGTCACCTCCTACGCCCGGTCCCATACGGTGCGCCGGATTCCCGAGGACAAGCTGGCCGAAATTCGTCAGGCCGGCCTGAACCGCATTCATATCGGCCTGGAATCCGGGTCAGACAAGGTGCTGGAGCTGGTTAAAAAAGGGGTGACCAAGGCCGACCATGTCGAAGCCGGTCAAAAGGTCAAGGCCGCCGGGTTCGAGCTGTCCGAATACGTGATGCCCGGCCTGGGCGGGGTGGCCCTGTCGACGGAACATGCCGCAGAATCGGCCGATGCCTTAAACCGGATCAACCCCGATTTTATCAGGCTGCGCACCCTGGCCGTGCCGCCGGGACTCCCCCTTCACGAGGAATACAGGACGGGCCGGTTTAAAAAGCTCACGGACGTGATGGTGGCAAAAGAGCTGCTGCTTTTTCTCGAATCCCTCGAAGGCGTTACCTCCATGGTTAAAAGCGATCATATCTTAAACCTGTTTGCCGAGGTGGAAGGCCGGTTGCCGGAAGAAAAGCAGGCCATGACCCGGCCCATTCGGGCGTTTCTGGATATGGCCCCGGAAGACCGGGTGGTCTACCAGATCGGTCGCCGGCTTTCCGTGTTCAACACGCTGGAAGAGATGAAGGACGACCGGCGCGCGGCCCGGGTGCGGAACCTGTGCGCGGAAAACAATATCACCCCGGACAATGTGGAGTCGGTCATCGAAGAAGCGATGAACCGGTTTATCTAA